The Desmodus rotundus isolate HL8 chromosome 3, HLdesRot8A.1, whole genome shotgun sequence genome includes a region encoding these proteins:
- the CLSTN3 gene encoding calsyntenin-3 isoform X1 has translation MRTQGTMLSDLTWNLYKIPRRKEVPLVLPCMTSTCGLSTIANKHKPWIEAEYQGIVMENDNTVLLNPPLFALDKDAPLRYAGEICGFRLHGSGVPFEAVILDKATGEGLIRAKEPVDCEAQKEHTFTIQAYDCGEGPDGANTKKSHKATVHVRVNDVNEFAPVFVERLYRAAVTEGKLYDRILRVEAVDGDCSPQYSQICYYEILTPNTPFLIDNDGNIENTEKLQYSGEKLYKFTVTAYDCGKKRAADDAQVEIQVKPTCKPSWQGWNKRIEYAPGAGSLALFPGIRLETCDEPLWNIQATIELQTSHVAKGCDRDNYSERALRKLCGAATGEVDLLPMPGPNANWTAGLSVHYSQDSSLIYWFNGTQAVQVPLGGAAGLGSGPQDGLSDHFTLSFWMKHGVTPNKGKKEEETIVCNTVQNEDGFSHYSLTVHGCRIAFLYWPLLESARPVKFLWKLEQVCDDEWHHYALNLEFPTVTLYADGISFDPALIHDNGLIHPPRREPALMIGACWTEEKNKEKEKGGDNSTDTAQGDPLQIHHYFHGYLAGFSVRSGRLESREVIECLYACREGLDYRDFESLGKGMKVHVNPSQSLLTLEGDDVETFNHALQHVAYMNTLRFATPGVRPLRLTTAVKCFSEESCVSIPEVEGYVVVLQPDAPQILLGGTAHFARPAMDFEGTEGVALFPDLQITCSISHQVEAKKDESWQGTVTDTRMSDEIVHNLDGCEISLVGDDLDPERESLLLDMASLQQRGLELTNTSAYLTIAGVESITVYEEILRQARYRLRHGAALYARKFRLSCSEMNGRYSSNEFIVEVNVLHSMNRVAHPSHVLSSQQFLHRGHQPPPEMAGHSLASSHRNSMVPSAATLIIVVCVGFLVLMVILGLVRIHSLHRRVSGAGGPPGASSDPKDPDLFWDDSALTIIVNPMESYQNRQACVAGPAGGQQEDEDSSDSEAADSPSSDERRIIETPPHRY, from the exons GCACCATGCTGAGTGATTTGACATGGAATCTTTACAAAATTCCTAGGAGGAAGGAAGTACCTTTGGTATTGCCTTGTATGACCAGCACATGTGGCTTATCTACTATAG CCAACAAGCACAAGCCATGGATCGAGGCAGAATACCAGGGCATCGTCATGGAGAACGACAACACGGTCCTGCTGAACCCACCACTCTTCGCCTTGGACAAGGATGCCCCCCTGCGCTATGCAG GTGAGATCTGTGGCTTCCGGCTCCATGGGTCTGGGGTGCCCTTTGAGGCTGTGATTCTGGACAAGGCAACTGGAGAAGGGCTGATCCGGGCCAAGGAACCAGTGGACTGCGAGGCCCAGAAGGAGCATACCTTCACCATCCAGGCCTATGACTGTGGCGAGGGCCCCGATGGAGCCAACACCAAGAAGTCCCACAA GGCGACTGTGCACGTGCGGGTCAATGACGTGAACGAGTTTGCCCCCGTGTTCGTGGAGCGGCTGTACCGAGCTGCAGTGACTGAGGGGAAGCTGTATGACCGCATCCTGCGGGTGGAAGCCGTCGATGGTGACTGCTCCCCCCAGTACAGCCAGATCTGCTACTACGAGATCCTTACGCCCAACACCCCCTTCCTCATCGACAATGACG ggaACATTGAGAACACAGAGAAGCTGCAGTACAGTGGTGAGAAGCTCTACAAGTTTACGGTGACAGCTTATGACTGTGGGAAGAAGCGGGCAGCAGATGACGCCCAGGTGGAGATCCAGGTGAAGCCCACCTGTAAACCCAGCTGGCAAG GCTGGAACAAAAGGATTGAATATGCACCAGGTGCCGGGAGCTTGGCTTTGTTCCCTGGTATCCGCCTGGAGACCTGTGATGAACCTCTATGGAATATTCAGGCCACCATAGAGCTGCAGACCAGCCATGTGGCCAAGGGCTGCGACCGAGACAACTACTCCGAGCGGGCACTGCGGAAACTCTGCG GTGCTGCCACTGGGGAGGTGGATCTGTTGCCCATGCCTGGCCCCAATGCCAACTGGACAGCGGGACTCTCAGTGCACTACAGCCAGGACAGCAGCCTTATCTACTGGTTCAACGGCACTCAAGCTGTGCAGGTGCCCCTGGGTGGCGCAGCTGGGCTGGGCTCCGGGCCCCAGGACGGCCTCAGTGACCACTTTACCTTGTCCTTCTGGATGAAGCATGGTGTAACTCCCAACAAGggcaagaaggaagaggaaaccaTCGTGTGTAACACTGTGCAGAATG AGGACGGCTTCTCGCACTACTCACTAACGGTCCATGGCTGCAGGATTGCCTTCCTCTACTGGCCTCTGCTTGAGAGTGCCCGCCCAGTCAAATTCCTCTGGAAGCTGGAGCAG gTCTGTGATGATGAGTGGCACCACTATGCTTTGAACCTGGAGTTCCCCACAGTCACGCTCTATGCTGATGGCATCTCCTTTGACCCTGCCCTCATCCATGACAATGGTCTCATCCACCCACCCCGAAGGGAACCTGCTCTCATGATCGGGGCCTGCTGGACTG aggagaagaacaaggagaaggaaaagggaggagacAACAGTACGGACACGGCACAAG GAGACCCCTTGCAGATCCACCACTACTTCCATGGCTACCTGGCTGGTTTCAGCGTGCGCTCAGGCCGCCTGGAGAGCCGCGAGGTCATCGAGTGCCTCTATGCATGTCGGGAGGGGCTGGACTATAGGGATTTCGAGAGCCTGGGCAAAGGCATGAAG GTCCACGTGAACCCCTCGCAGTCCCTGCTCACCCTGGAGGGGGACGATGTGGAGACCTTCAACCATGCCCTGCAGCATGTGGCTTACATGAACACTCTGCGCTTTGCCACGCCTGGCGTCAGGCCCCTGCGCCTCACCACTGCAGTCAA GTGCTTCAGTGAAGAATCCTGCGTCTCCATCCCCGAAGTGGAGGGTTACGTGGTGGTCCTCCAGCCCGATGCCCCCCAGATCCTGTTGGGTGGCACTGCTCATTTTGCCCGCCCAGCCATGGACTTCGAGGGAACCGAGGGGGTCGCTTTGTTCCCAGATCTTCAAATCACTTGCTCCATTTCTCACCAGGTGGAGGCCAAAAAGGATGAGAGTTGGCAAGGCACAG TGACAGACACACGCATGTCAGACGAGATCGTGCACAACCTGGATGGCTGTGAGATTTCTCTAGTGGGGGATGACCTGGACCCAGAGCGAGAAAGCCTGCTCTTGGACATGGCGTCCTTGCAGCAGCGAGGGCTGGAGCTCACCAACACGTCTGCCTACCTCACCATTGCTG gGGTGGAGAGCATCACTGTGTATGAAGAGATCCTGAGGCAGGCTCGCTATCGGCTGCGCCATGGAGCTGCCCTCTATGCCAGGAAGTTCCGGCTTTCCTGCTCAGAAATGAATGGTCGTTACTCCAGCAATGAATTCATCGTGGAG GTCAATGTCCTGCACAGCATGAACCGGGTCGCCCACCCTAGCCACGTGCTCAGCTCCCAGCAGTTCCTGCACCGTGGTCATCAGCCGCCTCCTGAGATGGCTGGACACAGCTTGGCCAGCTCCCACCGAAACTCGA TGGTCCCCAGTGCAGCGACTCTCATCATCGTCGTGTGTGTGGGCTTCCTGGTGCTCATGGTCATCCTGGGCCTGGTGAGAATCCACTCTCTTCACCGCCGTGTCTCAGGGGCAGGCGGGCCCCCGGGGGCCTCCAGTGACCCCAAGGACCCGGACCTCTTTTGGGATGACTCCGCTCTCACCATTATCGTGAACCCCATGGAG TCCTACCAGAATCGGCAAGCCTGTGTGGCGGGGCCTGCGGGTGGCCAGCAGGAAGACGAGGACAGCAGTGACTCAGAGGCAGCTGACTCGCCCAGCAGCGATGAGAGACGCATCATTGAAACCCCCCCACACCGCTACTAA
- the CLSTN3 gene encoding calsyntenin-3 isoform X2 has protein sequence MTLLLLPLLLASLLPFSSCNKANKHKPWIEAEYQGIVMENDNTVLLNPPLFALDKDAPLRYAGEICGFRLHGSGVPFEAVILDKATGEGLIRAKEPVDCEAQKEHTFTIQAYDCGEGPDGANTKKSHKATVHVRVNDVNEFAPVFVERLYRAAVTEGKLYDRILRVEAVDGDCSPQYSQICYYEILTPNTPFLIDNDGNIENTEKLQYSGEKLYKFTVTAYDCGKKRAADDAQVEIQVKPTCKPSWQGWNKRIEYAPGAGSLALFPGIRLETCDEPLWNIQATIELQTSHVAKGCDRDNYSERALRKLCGAATGEVDLLPMPGPNANWTAGLSVHYSQDSSLIYWFNGTQAVQVPLGGAAGLGSGPQDGLSDHFTLSFWMKHGVTPNKGKKEEETIVCNTVQNEDGFSHYSLTVHGCRIAFLYWPLLESARPVKFLWKLEQVCDDEWHHYALNLEFPTVTLYADGISFDPALIHDNGLIHPPRREPALMIGACWTEEKNKEKEKGGDNSTDTAQGDPLQIHHYFHGYLAGFSVRSGRLESREVIECLYACREGLDYRDFESLGKGMKVHVNPSQSLLTLEGDDVETFNHALQHVAYMNTLRFATPGVRPLRLTTAVKCFSEESCVSIPEVEGYVVVLQPDAPQILLGGTAHFARPAMDFEGTEGVALFPDLQITCSISHQVEAKKDESWQGTVTDTRMSDEIVHNLDGCEISLVGDDLDPERESLLLDMASLQQRGLELTNTSAYLTIAGVESITVYEEILRQARYRLRHGAALYARKFRLSCSEMNGRYSSNEFIVEVNVLHSMNRVAHPSHVLSSQQFLHRGHQPPPEMAGHSLASSHRNSMVPSAATLIIVVCVGFLVLMVILGLVRIHSLHRRVSGAGGPPGASSDPKDPDLFWDDSALTIIVNPMESYQNRQACVAGPAGGQQEDEDSSDSEAADSPSSDERRIIETPPHRY, from the exons ATgaccctcctgctgctgcccctctTGCTGGCCTCCCTACTTCCTTTCAGCTCCTGTAACAAAG CCAACAAGCACAAGCCATGGATCGAGGCAGAATACCAGGGCATCGTCATGGAGAACGACAACACGGTCCTGCTGAACCCACCACTCTTCGCCTTGGACAAGGATGCCCCCCTGCGCTATGCAG GTGAGATCTGTGGCTTCCGGCTCCATGGGTCTGGGGTGCCCTTTGAGGCTGTGATTCTGGACAAGGCAACTGGAGAAGGGCTGATCCGGGCCAAGGAACCAGTGGACTGCGAGGCCCAGAAGGAGCATACCTTCACCATCCAGGCCTATGACTGTGGCGAGGGCCCCGATGGAGCCAACACCAAGAAGTCCCACAA GGCGACTGTGCACGTGCGGGTCAATGACGTGAACGAGTTTGCCCCCGTGTTCGTGGAGCGGCTGTACCGAGCTGCAGTGACTGAGGGGAAGCTGTATGACCGCATCCTGCGGGTGGAAGCCGTCGATGGTGACTGCTCCCCCCAGTACAGCCAGATCTGCTACTACGAGATCCTTACGCCCAACACCCCCTTCCTCATCGACAATGACG ggaACATTGAGAACACAGAGAAGCTGCAGTACAGTGGTGAGAAGCTCTACAAGTTTACGGTGACAGCTTATGACTGTGGGAAGAAGCGGGCAGCAGATGACGCCCAGGTGGAGATCCAGGTGAAGCCCACCTGTAAACCCAGCTGGCAAG GCTGGAACAAAAGGATTGAATATGCACCAGGTGCCGGGAGCTTGGCTTTGTTCCCTGGTATCCGCCTGGAGACCTGTGATGAACCTCTATGGAATATTCAGGCCACCATAGAGCTGCAGACCAGCCATGTGGCCAAGGGCTGCGACCGAGACAACTACTCCGAGCGGGCACTGCGGAAACTCTGCG GTGCTGCCACTGGGGAGGTGGATCTGTTGCCCATGCCTGGCCCCAATGCCAACTGGACAGCGGGACTCTCAGTGCACTACAGCCAGGACAGCAGCCTTATCTACTGGTTCAACGGCACTCAAGCTGTGCAGGTGCCCCTGGGTGGCGCAGCTGGGCTGGGCTCCGGGCCCCAGGACGGCCTCAGTGACCACTTTACCTTGTCCTTCTGGATGAAGCATGGTGTAACTCCCAACAAGggcaagaaggaagaggaaaccaTCGTGTGTAACACTGTGCAGAATG AGGACGGCTTCTCGCACTACTCACTAACGGTCCATGGCTGCAGGATTGCCTTCCTCTACTGGCCTCTGCTTGAGAGTGCCCGCCCAGTCAAATTCCTCTGGAAGCTGGAGCAG gTCTGTGATGATGAGTGGCACCACTATGCTTTGAACCTGGAGTTCCCCACAGTCACGCTCTATGCTGATGGCATCTCCTTTGACCCTGCCCTCATCCATGACAATGGTCTCATCCACCCACCCCGAAGGGAACCTGCTCTCATGATCGGGGCCTGCTGGACTG aggagaagaacaaggagaaggaaaagggaggagacAACAGTACGGACACGGCACAAG GAGACCCCTTGCAGATCCACCACTACTTCCATGGCTACCTGGCTGGTTTCAGCGTGCGCTCAGGCCGCCTGGAGAGCCGCGAGGTCATCGAGTGCCTCTATGCATGTCGGGAGGGGCTGGACTATAGGGATTTCGAGAGCCTGGGCAAAGGCATGAAG GTCCACGTGAACCCCTCGCAGTCCCTGCTCACCCTGGAGGGGGACGATGTGGAGACCTTCAACCATGCCCTGCAGCATGTGGCTTACATGAACACTCTGCGCTTTGCCACGCCTGGCGTCAGGCCCCTGCGCCTCACCACTGCAGTCAA GTGCTTCAGTGAAGAATCCTGCGTCTCCATCCCCGAAGTGGAGGGTTACGTGGTGGTCCTCCAGCCCGATGCCCCCCAGATCCTGTTGGGTGGCACTGCTCATTTTGCCCGCCCAGCCATGGACTTCGAGGGAACCGAGGGGGTCGCTTTGTTCCCAGATCTTCAAATCACTTGCTCCATTTCTCACCAGGTGGAGGCCAAAAAGGATGAGAGTTGGCAAGGCACAG TGACAGACACACGCATGTCAGACGAGATCGTGCACAACCTGGATGGCTGTGAGATTTCTCTAGTGGGGGATGACCTGGACCCAGAGCGAGAAAGCCTGCTCTTGGACATGGCGTCCTTGCAGCAGCGAGGGCTGGAGCTCACCAACACGTCTGCCTACCTCACCATTGCTG gGGTGGAGAGCATCACTGTGTATGAAGAGATCCTGAGGCAGGCTCGCTATCGGCTGCGCCATGGAGCTGCCCTCTATGCCAGGAAGTTCCGGCTTTCCTGCTCAGAAATGAATGGTCGTTACTCCAGCAATGAATTCATCGTGGAG GTCAATGTCCTGCACAGCATGAACCGGGTCGCCCACCCTAGCCACGTGCTCAGCTCCCAGCAGTTCCTGCACCGTGGTCATCAGCCGCCTCCTGAGATGGCTGGACACAGCTTGGCCAGCTCCCACCGAAACTCGA TGGTCCCCAGTGCAGCGACTCTCATCATCGTCGTGTGTGTGGGCTTCCTGGTGCTCATGGTCATCCTGGGCCTGGTGAGAATCCACTCTCTTCACCGCCGTGTCTCAGGGGCAGGCGGGCCCCCGGGGGCCTCCAGTGACCCCAAGGACCCGGACCTCTTTTGGGATGACTCCGCTCTCACCATTATCGTGAACCCCATGGAG TCCTACCAGAATCGGCAAGCCTGTGTGGCGGGGCCTGCGGGTGGCCAGCAGGAAGACGAGGACAGCAGTGACTCAGAGGCAGCTGACTCGCCCAGCAGCGATGAGAGACGCATCATTGAAACCCCCCCACACCGCTACTAA
- the CLSTN3 gene encoding calsyntenin-3 isoform X3 produces the protein MENDNTVLLNPPLFALDKDAPLRYAGEICGFRLHGSGVPFEAVILDKATGEGLIRAKEPVDCEAQKEHTFTIQAYDCGEGPDGANTKKSHKATVHVRVNDVNEFAPVFVERLYRAAVTEGKLYDRILRVEAVDGDCSPQYSQICYYEILTPNTPFLIDNDGNIENTEKLQYSGEKLYKFTVTAYDCGKKRAADDAQVEIQVKPTCKPSWQGWNKRIEYAPGAGSLALFPGIRLETCDEPLWNIQATIELQTSHVAKGCDRDNYSERALRKLCGAATGEVDLLPMPGPNANWTAGLSVHYSQDSSLIYWFNGTQAVQVPLGGAAGLGSGPQDGLSDHFTLSFWMKHGVTPNKGKKEEETIVCNTVQNEDGFSHYSLTVHGCRIAFLYWPLLESARPVKFLWKLEQVCDDEWHHYALNLEFPTVTLYADGISFDPALIHDNGLIHPPRREPALMIGACWTEEKNKEKEKGGDNSTDTAQGDPLQIHHYFHGYLAGFSVRSGRLESREVIECLYACREGLDYRDFESLGKGMKVHVNPSQSLLTLEGDDVETFNHALQHVAYMNTLRFATPGVRPLRLTTAVKCFSEESCVSIPEVEGYVVVLQPDAPQILLGGTAHFARPAMDFEGTEGVALFPDLQITCSISHQVEAKKDESWQGTVTDTRMSDEIVHNLDGCEISLVGDDLDPERESLLLDMASLQQRGLELTNTSAYLTIAGVESITVYEEILRQARYRLRHGAALYARKFRLSCSEMNGRYSSNEFIVEVNVLHSMNRVAHPSHVLSSQQFLHRGHQPPPEMAGHSLASSHRNSMVPSAATLIIVVCVGFLVLMVILGLVRIHSLHRRVSGAGGPPGASSDPKDPDLFWDDSALTIIVNPMESYQNRQACVAGPAGGQQEDEDSSDSEAADSPSSDERRIIETPPHRY, from the exons ATGGAGAACGACAACACGGTCCTGCTGAACCCACCACTCTTCGCCTTGGACAAGGATGCCCCCCTGCGCTATGCAG GTGAGATCTGTGGCTTCCGGCTCCATGGGTCTGGGGTGCCCTTTGAGGCTGTGATTCTGGACAAGGCAACTGGAGAAGGGCTGATCCGGGCCAAGGAACCAGTGGACTGCGAGGCCCAGAAGGAGCATACCTTCACCATCCAGGCCTATGACTGTGGCGAGGGCCCCGATGGAGCCAACACCAAGAAGTCCCACAA GGCGACTGTGCACGTGCGGGTCAATGACGTGAACGAGTTTGCCCCCGTGTTCGTGGAGCGGCTGTACCGAGCTGCAGTGACTGAGGGGAAGCTGTATGACCGCATCCTGCGGGTGGAAGCCGTCGATGGTGACTGCTCCCCCCAGTACAGCCAGATCTGCTACTACGAGATCCTTACGCCCAACACCCCCTTCCTCATCGACAATGACG ggaACATTGAGAACACAGAGAAGCTGCAGTACAGTGGTGAGAAGCTCTACAAGTTTACGGTGACAGCTTATGACTGTGGGAAGAAGCGGGCAGCAGATGACGCCCAGGTGGAGATCCAGGTGAAGCCCACCTGTAAACCCAGCTGGCAAG GCTGGAACAAAAGGATTGAATATGCACCAGGTGCCGGGAGCTTGGCTTTGTTCCCTGGTATCCGCCTGGAGACCTGTGATGAACCTCTATGGAATATTCAGGCCACCATAGAGCTGCAGACCAGCCATGTGGCCAAGGGCTGCGACCGAGACAACTACTCCGAGCGGGCACTGCGGAAACTCTGCG GTGCTGCCACTGGGGAGGTGGATCTGTTGCCCATGCCTGGCCCCAATGCCAACTGGACAGCGGGACTCTCAGTGCACTACAGCCAGGACAGCAGCCTTATCTACTGGTTCAACGGCACTCAAGCTGTGCAGGTGCCCCTGGGTGGCGCAGCTGGGCTGGGCTCCGGGCCCCAGGACGGCCTCAGTGACCACTTTACCTTGTCCTTCTGGATGAAGCATGGTGTAACTCCCAACAAGggcaagaaggaagaggaaaccaTCGTGTGTAACACTGTGCAGAATG AGGACGGCTTCTCGCACTACTCACTAACGGTCCATGGCTGCAGGATTGCCTTCCTCTACTGGCCTCTGCTTGAGAGTGCCCGCCCAGTCAAATTCCTCTGGAAGCTGGAGCAG gTCTGTGATGATGAGTGGCACCACTATGCTTTGAACCTGGAGTTCCCCACAGTCACGCTCTATGCTGATGGCATCTCCTTTGACCCTGCCCTCATCCATGACAATGGTCTCATCCACCCACCCCGAAGGGAACCTGCTCTCATGATCGGGGCCTGCTGGACTG aggagaagaacaaggagaaggaaaagggaggagacAACAGTACGGACACGGCACAAG GAGACCCCTTGCAGATCCACCACTACTTCCATGGCTACCTGGCTGGTTTCAGCGTGCGCTCAGGCCGCCTGGAGAGCCGCGAGGTCATCGAGTGCCTCTATGCATGTCGGGAGGGGCTGGACTATAGGGATTTCGAGAGCCTGGGCAAAGGCATGAAG GTCCACGTGAACCCCTCGCAGTCCCTGCTCACCCTGGAGGGGGACGATGTGGAGACCTTCAACCATGCCCTGCAGCATGTGGCTTACATGAACACTCTGCGCTTTGCCACGCCTGGCGTCAGGCCCCTGCGCCTCACCACTGCAGTCAA GTGCTTCAGTGAAGAATCCTGCGTCTCCATCCCCGAAGTGGAGGGTTACGTGGTGGTCCTCCAGCCCGATGCCCCCCAGATCCTGTTGGGTGGCACTGCTCATTTTGCCCGCCCAGCCATGGACTTCGAGGGAACCGAGGGGGTCGCTTTGTTCCCAGATCTTCAAATCACTTGCTCCATTTCTCACCAGGTGGAGGCCAAAAAGGATGAGAGTTGGCAAGGCACAG TGACAGACACACGCATGTCAGACGAGATCGTGCACAACCTGGATGGCTGTGAGATTTCTCTAGTGGGGGATGACCTGGACCCAGAGCGAGAAAGCCTGCTCTTGGACATGGCGTCCTTGCAGCAGCGAGGGCTGGAGCTCACCAACACGTCTGCCTACCTCACCATTGCTG gGGTGGAGAGCATCACTGTGTATGAAGAGATCCTGAGGCAGGCTCGCTATCGGCTGCGCCATGGAGCTGCCCTCTATGCCAGGAAGTTCCGGCTTTCCTGCTCAGAAATGAATGGTCGTTACTCCAGCAATGAATTCATCGTGGAG GTCAATGTCCTGCACAGCATGAACCGGGTCGCCCACCCTAGCCACGTGCTCAGCTCCCAGCAGTTCCTGCACCGTGGTCATCAGCCGCCTCCTGAGATGGCTGGACACAGCTTGGCCAGCTCCCACCGAAACTCGA TGGTCCCCAGTGCAGCGACTCTCATCATCGTCGTGTGTGTGGGCTTCCTGGTGCTCATGGTCATCCTGGGCCTGGTGAGAATCCACTCTCTTCACCGCCGTGTCTCAGGGGCAGGCGGGCCCCCGGGGGCCTCCAGTGACCCCAAGGACCCGGACCTCTTTTGGGATGACTCCGCTCTCACCATTATCGTGAACCCCATGGAG TCCTACCAGAATCGGCAAGCCTGTGTGGCGGGGCCTGCGGGTGGCCAGCAGGAAGACGAGGACAGCAGTGACTCAGAGGCAGCTGACTCGCCCAGCAGCGATGAGAGACGCATCATTGAAACCCCCCCACACCGCTACTAA
- the RBP5 gene encoding retinol-binding protein 5, producing the protein MPPNLTGYYCFVSQKNMEDYLQALNINLALRKIALLLKPDKEIDHQGNHMTVKTLSTFRNYVVEFEVGVEFEEDLRAVDGRKCQTIVTWEEEQLVCMQKGEVPNRGWRHWLEGEKLYLELTARDAVCEQVFRKVK; encoded by the exons ATGCCTCCCAACCTCACCGGCTACTATTGCTTTGTCTCGCAGAAGAACATGGAGGATTACCTGCAAGCCCTAA ACATCAACTTGGCTCTGCGGAAGATAGCGCTGCTGCTCAAGCCTGACAAGGAGATTGACCATCAGGGCAACCACATGACAGTGAAGACCCTCAGCACCTTCCGCAACTATGTTGTAGAATTCGAAGTGGGAGTGGAGTTTGAGGAGGACCTAAGGGCGGTGGATGGACGAAAATGCCAG ACCATAGTAACctgggaggaggagcagctggTCTGCATGCAGAAAGGAGAGGTGCCCAACCGAGGCTGGAGGCACTGGCTGGAAGGAGAGAAGTTGTACCTG GAACTGACTGCAAGGGATGCCGTGTGCGAACAGGTCTTCAGGAAGGTCAAGTAG